The window GTGACAAATATCCTCCAGAAGTAAAAAGGCAGAATATAGTAGCGAGGTTCAAAGAGTGGTGATGGGACGATGGTCAAGAAGGTGCAAATAATCAGCGCTGTCCAGGAAATGTGAGAAAGCTGTATGGGTAAATCGATGGGATCCTTAATTGGCAGCGGAGTCACTGGATCGAATTTCATCTCACTTGGCCTCAAGACTTCCATATAGACAAAAGTCGCAAAATGGTATACTGGTGCCATGAAAACGTACTTGATAAGCTTTCTCTGGTTCCCAATGAgccttttgaagagatAAAAGGTGTAATGTCTGTTATCGGCCAGGAGGAATGGATGCACAACGGTGAAGAACCTTATCACCAACATGATCACTATGACTTCTAGTATTGTTCTCAACGGTTTCAAAAAGAATCTTGTTCTGTACAGTCTCAAAAAGTTACGGGAGAACCAAAGTGGTAGGCTGAAGAACGTTATGAAGGCAAAGCAATAGAAAAGTTGTACCAAATGAATTCCCACGGAATGGTTTGACTTATCACCCAAGGTTATGGATCTATTCCACGCAAGGtaaatgaagaaaaggacAAAGTTAAGCATATATGGTAGCACCGTGCCACCAAATTCGTCAACAGAATGAATAAAGAGCTTCAAATAATTATTAAAACTGTTGGTATTAAATTGCTTCTGAATCATAGCCCTTCTTTCCACCGCTATAAGCATAATGAATCCGGTCCATATGATGTTGGTCTGTCTGAAAGTGCAACTAATTGTGGCACAAATCGCACTAAGCCAAATGCTTGCTTTGGCACCGAATGGTTGAGTCAGCACAAACGTAAATGATTGTAGGATAAAAATTGTAGACCACACGTCAGTGTAGTATAAATAATAGAATGTGGAAAGTAGAGGGAAACACATTAGAGCTACAGGCCAGAATCCAATTGCATTGAATAGGAACAGCGGTCTTAAAACACAAACCGGTAGAACGACAATACCACCAATTAGGTTTACCAACCTAAACGCAGTCAGTGCCGTCCAGGAAGTGAAAGTAGAGGTGATTTTGTAGTTTAGCCAGCCAAGGACGTAGAGCCCCGGAGGGGTTGTTATCTTGGGATCCCAATGCGTCCAATGTCCACCAACATATTTTAAAGTCTGACCAACATGGAATTGCTCATCAATGAATGTATAGGGAACAACTTTGGTTGAAATATAATAGAAAGTGGTCAAATAGTAGATGACCAGCATAGGATATATTACTAAGTTTGCCAAAAAACCAGTGACAACCTCTCGCTGCAAAACTCTCTGGACACCAGGAGTGATCAATTGTGGAGGCCCATCCACCAGCTCTGATTCTGAGGGCTCTTGGCTGGACATCGGTGTTTATATGGCCGGCTTATCAGTTTGTTGGTGATAGTCataattgaaatttttcaactcatcgTATCCTTATAGAAAACTAACTTtaattgaagaaaccacaGTAAGAGTTGAAACCGCTTTGAGCCCATTGTGCTGTATTTCggaatctttgaaggtaTGAAATGACCAGCTTTGCAACGTTATTCTTTGTCTGGATGGCGTTGTTGCTGCGAATAGCTCATGCAAGTTTCGACATCCTGCCGTCCTTGAGTGGTCAAGAACAAATGGCCATACGATCACAACGAGACTTGATGTCGAATGTTACTATCGATCAGCTACCACTAGTGGGAGTGAATCTAAGAAATGTTATTTTTAATGACGAATCTGTAAATGACACAGAATCTCTCGAAGCATTCCAATCTTTGATGCAAAATGGTGTGCAAAGCTTCCGGCTAGATTTACAACAGAATGATAGTGTTTACAATCTGGCAAATACAGATATTGAGCTCGGAACTTTTTTACTGGCgtttgaaagctttgtGAATATGACAGACGACAATCTATCAGCCAATATTCTGACATTGCATTTGAATATCTCCAATGCAGCCCTATATGGAAACAGCAGTTCCAATGGCAGTGTGGTTCCGTCGTCTGGATCGGTTCCCAATATAACGTACACATTAGATCAGTCTATGGGTCGCCTGAGAATATATACGCCAGATGATCTACGAAATGACCAACTGGCGGGGGCTACCTATGACAACTCTGGCCTATCCAGTAGTGGCTGGCCCACACTGAACAATTTTCTCTACTCCAAGCGAAGAAGGGTAGTTATCACCGAGCTGTCAAATACCTTAAATTATTCAGAAACGCCATACATCTTCGACAGCTCAATACTACACTATGATGTGCGAAATAAGACTCTCGAAACACCAAATACGGTTGCTCAACTGATGAACATCTCCTCCATTAGTTGGAGGTACTTGGAAGCTGACTTCACACCTGCAGAGATTAGAGAGTATACAAACATGGGATTTTCTCCCATAATTGCAAATCAGTACTCCAAGGATAATTTCACCAGTATAGAGACTATACTGAATCATAGTGTAGTCTGGTCGTGGGATACAGACCAGCCCGTAACTACGCACACCGCAACTCCAAAGAATAGCGATTCTTTGGTAGCCTACAATTGTGCTGTTCTCAAGTACACAGTGTCCAACCATTCCGCTTTTTGGGAGGTCAACAACTGCTACGATAAGTATCAAGCACTTTGTCGATATACAGAGAGAGCCTATGAATGGGCGGTTACGGAAGCTTCGGACACCTATTTTGCCTTTGATCGTCGTTCCGAATCTCATTGTCCCGATGACTATAGGTTCGCACTACCGAGAACTCCACTTGAACAATTCTCGTTGATTATGCATCTTGCCAATACAACCTACCAAAACATTCAGATATGGGTTGATATGAACTCAATTGCTGTTAGTAACTGTTGGGTTACTGGTGGCCCTTACGCGACATGTCCTTATCAAAAAGTGGTCtctcgaagaaactttGTTACCATGTTGACTCCTGTCACGgtttgctgcttcttcataCTAGTTTTGGTCTCATACCTCAATCTTCTACGTGTACCGATCCACAGTAAtaggaagaattggaaaaggTTGTTGAACGAGGTGTCTAAATCGGAGCTCGATGGCGTTCCATCGTAACAAGCCAATTGTAACCATAACAAATCATGACTTTATGCATTTAATATTTAATAAGCTATTTCTTGTACTTATATGAAGGTTTAGGCGCAGGACTGGCGTATCTGAGGACTCTCCGAGCTAGCCTACGTCTCTTAAATGAGTCGTCCACAAGAAACTCCTCATCCATGCTGTACTTGAGACCTCTCTCTGTTGcccatttttcaacattgTAATCAACTTCCCATTTAGAATTCTCATCAAATGTCCACGTCTTTGGAGGATGGATTTCGTCCAAGCAAAATACTCCCGGAGGCGGTTGCTGCAACTTTCTGTATTTGTCCAAAGGATCAAACACCTGATTGGAATACTTATAAAACTCCCAATGGCGCGGCGTTATACCTTGTTGATATATCTCAtaaacttcaacaaattttgCTTCGGGAGGCTCATCAAGTACCAAACCATCGcttttctttgttttgGCGACCTCTTGTTTGGCATTCTGTTTGAATGGCCCGAGCATCTTCTTAACTTTTGGATGCGATTTAATCATACTATACCAAATCCAAAAGCTGAGTACCAGACTCcaattgataaacttgGATACAATGCCTAAAAAGCAGAACCAGAATATATATTTGAGAAAGACCACAGTAGAGTACCGTTcatttttgaaaccagCAGTACCATATACGAATTTTTCCAGCGATTCTGAAAATGCAACTGTTGCGGTAGTGGCACTTTGAATATCACGCAAATTTGCTACAAATTCAACTCCGTTGCTCAAtggatcttccaaagaGGGCGAATCGCTATCGTTCGTCTGAGCTCCGTACGAATATTCCTGAATAGCACCCGGCGGATGCCAAGCTCTCCCTGTGCCACTATCTGTGATATCCTTCAACAGTGATCTTCCATAAACTTTCCTGACAGGATACAGAGTTCTTCTAAGTGGATGTCTTTGCATATATCCGGGGACCATGA of the Torulaspora delbrueckii CBS 1146 chromosome 7, complete genome genome contains:
- the DIE2 gene encoding dolichyl-P-Glc:Glc(2)Man(9)GlcNAc(2)-PP-dolichol alpha-1,2- glucosyltransferase (similar to Saccharomyces cerevisiae DIE2 (YGR227W); ancestral locus Anc_5.101), with the protein product MSSQEPSESELVDGPPQLITPGVQRVLQREVVTGFLANLVIYPMLVIYYLTTFYYISTKVVPYTFIDEQFHVGQTLKYVGGHWTHWDPKITTPPGLYVLGWLNYKITSTFTSWTALTAFRLVNLIGGIVVLPVCVLRPLFLFNAIGFWPVALMCFPLLSTFYYLYYTDVWSTIFILQSFTFVLTQPFGAKASIWLSAICATISCTFRQTNIIWTGFIMLIAVERRAMIQKQFNTNSFNNYLKLFIHSVDEFGGTVLPYMLNFVLFFIYLAWNRSITLGDKSNHSVGIHLVQLFYCFAFITFFSLPLWFSRNFLRLYRTRFFLKPLRTILEVIVIMLVIRFFTVVHPFLLADNRHYTFYLFKRLIGNQRKLIKYVFMAPVYHFATFVYMEVLRPSEMKFDPVTPLPIKDPIDLPIQLSHISWTALIICTFLTIVPSPLFEPRYYILPFYFWRIFVTCSAEPILGELVPSKEGEEPVTIASTQRLAFEFVWFMGINIITLYIFVARPFTWASESFLQRIIW
- the MTC6 gene encoding Mtc6p (similar to Saccharomyces cerevisiae YHR151C; ancestral locus Anc_5.102) is translated as MTSFATLFFVWMALLLRIAHASFDILPSLSGQEQMAIRSQRDLMSNVTIDQLPLVGVNLRNVIFNDESVNDTESLEAFQSLMQNGVQSFRLDLQQNDSVYNLANTDIELGTFLLAFESFVNMTDDNLSANILTLHLNISNAALYGNSSSNGSVVPSSGSVPNITYTLDQSMGRLRIYTPDDLRNDQLAGATYDNSGLSSSGWPTLNNFLYSKRRRVVITELSNTLNYSETPYIFDSSILHYDVRNKTLETPNTVAQLMNISSISWRYLEADFTPAEIREYTNMGFSPIIANQYSKDNFTSIETILNHSVVWSWDTDQPVTTHTATPKNSDSLVAYNCAVLKYTVSNHSAFWEVNNCYDKYQALCRYTERAYEWAVTEASDTYFAFDRRSESHCPDDYRFALPRTPLEQFSLIMHLANTTYQNIQIWVDMNSIAVSNCWVTGGPYATCPYQKVVSRRNFVTMLTPVTVCCFFILVLVSYLNLLRVPIHSNRKNWKRLLNEVSKSELDGVPS
- the PEX28 gene encoding Pex28p (similar to Saccharomyces cerevisiae PEX28 (YHR150W); ancestral locus Anc_5.103) yields the protein MSDSPRKRDMMKTYFSQKYDKVLDSLLVADTTAALACAAGVNSHPKKIPNMEVVQGIASSLFNASIERLKVEKDGSLPSSIADTTESSDDFWKDENFRQEIDAESHITTMDSVEKTAVKIENKTREHFVDLFVEKLITKMIPDRLPEREHFGELSEEEKRKSQTVSATVLTKNLKKLTPKMGEVFEFQDSVVRLLTWRNSSGTVTMLILCTMICYNPMNLITMPLLYIAFGLMVPGYMQRHPLRRTLYPVRKVYGRSLLKDITDSGTGRAWHPPGAIQEYSYGAQTNDSDSPSLEDPLSNGVEFVANLRDIQSATTATVAFSESLEKFVYGTAGFKNERYSTVVFLKYIFWFCFLGIVSKFINWSLVLSFWIWYSMIKSHPKVKKMLGPFKQNAKQEVAKTKKSDGLVLDEPPEAKFVEVYEIYQQGITPRHWEFYKYSNQVFDPLDKYRKLQQPPPGVFCLDEIHPPKTWTFDENSKWEVDYNVEKWATERGLKYSMDEEFLVDDSFKRRRLARRVLRYASPAPKPSYKYKK